Proteins from one Nilaparvata lugens isolate BPH chromosome 10, ASM1435652v1, whole genome shotgun sequence genomic window:
- the LOC120353237 gene encoding uncharacterized protein LOC120353237 — translation MASVPLHYSRKRKDRQQPTSCCTGGEWTEGTAANRPLYLERMDRRDGSQWAAVPGGNGQKGWQPTGCCAWRGWTAANGLLYQKGEDGSLRASVPREDGWQPPGHCTREKGRQPMGRCTQRGWTGMYGSQQNAIQEGQMAAVPGVENRDVQQPMGRCTRRRKVGSGMLWSGAGPVFKYSPKIEGLEISHHQRQ, via the coding sequence aTGGCCTCAGTTCCGCTCCATtatagtaggaagaggaaggacaGACAGCAGCCAACAAGCTGCTGTACCGGGGGGGAATGGACagaagggacggcagccaatcgGCCACTGTACCTGGAGAGGATGGACAgaagggatggcagccaatgggctgCTGTACCTGGAGGGAATGGACAgaagggatggcagccaacaggCTGCTGTGCCTGGAGAGGatggacggcagccaacgggctgctgtaTCAGAAGGGAGAGGATGGCAGCCTACGGGCCTCTGTACCCAGAGAGGATGGATGGCAGCCACCGGGCCACTGTACCAGAGAGAAGGGACgccagccaatgggccgctgtaccCAGAGAGGATGGACGGGGATGTATGGCAGCCAACAGAACGCTATACAGGAGGGACAGATGGCAGCTGTACCAGGAGTGGAGAACAGGGACGTacagcagccaatgggccgctgtacaaggaggaGGAAGGTTGGGAGCGGAATGCTATGGTCTGGGGCTGGTCCAGTATTTAAATACTCTCCCAAAATAGAGGGGTTGGAGATCAGCCACCACCAGAGGCAGTAA